Genomic DNA from Cydia amplana chromosome 9, ilCydAmpl1.1, whole genome shotgun sequence:
agttatctctgcagcttttTGTACACAATTAAACAGGATTGCATTGCTAGCAGATAAAGATAAATTAAGTATAATAACGCCTAAGTATAATGCCATTTGTCCTAAAATGTCATGCACACGCCAACGTAattggtaggtacatacaaatgTATCTTAGGTACTTGAAAATATGATGCTTTCTATGACAGCCGTCTTACTTCTTAGAAATCAAAAGCCAATCTACATTCTATGATTAACCCTTTAGCCCCCCTCcatactcgtgcgcgaatcgcggcgcgaagccgcgaacgcgagtgtggagttgATTTTCGCAGACTCCACACTCGCACTTAggcttcgcccgcgattcacTTTCACGCACAttacatagtctggagggggctaatGAATTAGCGTAGATAAAAAATCAGCGTTGGTCaatcagatcttgacagtagaaaaaggcggcaaatttgaaaaatgtaggcgcgaagggatatcgtcccatagaaaatttgaatttcgcgcctttttttactgacaagatttggttgatttGGTGGTCTATACTTTCACATAAATGAGGGGCACTGCCCAAGTTTTTTTAATCGCCGCATTTATTTAAGGCGACGTTACAAATTTGTTAAAATTGATCGAGTTCTAGTACAATATAAACCTAATTTTACATGGAAAAATATGAATACATTTCGAATATGCAGAGTTCTATCTAGGGTTGAGCTTGTATGACTTACTAGAGTCAATAGTGTTTAGTTAGTAGGTAGTTCCTTTAACCATTATTATGCGTCTGTCACACCGCCGATGATTATCAAAATGTTAATTGAAAGCTCTAAACGGCCGTGAGAACAATAAGCGATCatggaataatataatatatgcatCCCTTTTATTCACACGGAATCTACATCTTCAAGTTGATTTCTTGAGTAAAAAATGGTCGATAGCTTGTCGTTTTCTTGTCGGCGGTGGGACAGGTGCTTTATACCAAGGGGCTAGCACAACACAAGCGATATTGCAACACATGTCGCGCGCGGTGTCACCGTTTTGTGTACTGTGTCAAATAGAAACAGAAGTGAAGTGTTTTGTGAgtatttaagagcccatcaacgtgtacactagcgccactgctaaatgcGTCCACAGTTAAaccggccgtttttgttttgagttcatagatcgaCAAATCCAGCatgaacataaaaactagtttgatgtattcaaaaggtacttaaatTCAAAATACAGTACATAGCGCCCCCCTTTTCCAAATACCTgtcgttaaatttaaaaagcggccaagtgcgagtcggactcgcccatgaagggttccgtatttaggcgatttaagacgtataaaaaaaaaactacttactagatctcgttcaaaccaattttcggtggaagtttacatggtaatgtacatcatatattttttttagttttatcattctcttattttagaagttacaggaagtgtctctcgcgcaaactattcagtttagaaaaaaatgatattagaaacctcaatatcatttttgaagacctatccatagataccccacacgtatgggtttgatgaaaaaaaattttttgagtttcagttcgaagtatggggaaccccaaaaatttattgttttttttctatttttgtgtgaaaatcttaatgcggttcacagaatacatctacttaccaagtttcaacagtatagttcttatagtttcggagaaaagtggctgtgacatacggacggacagacagacggacagacagacagacatgacgaatctataagggttccgttttttgccatttggctacggaaccctaataatcacgattattaaatttggcagtggcgctagtgtgcacgttgatgggctcttaaggtgCACTTCTGTTTAGTTAGCCCCGCTCGGATCCCCAAACGCTCTGCTGGCGTCAGCGCTCGCGCTGCACACCGCGCAATGGTCCAGAGATGGCGCCACTTGCCTCAAACACTCTATATGGAACGAATGCCTGCAGTTAAACACTATCAAATCAGACGCCTTCGACAAATCCCTAGTTATTATCCTCCCTACACAGCTACTGCATACAAAGTCATCCGTCACTGATATTCCTTTCTGCTGCCCGAGGATTAATTTCTCATGTAACTCAAAGTAGTTTTTCAAAGTTATCGGCTTGCAAGCCTCTTGAACGGATAGCTGTAAGTGGTAATCGCACATCATTTTTGCAAGGGAATCCTTTAAGTCTTTTATTTCACACCCGGGCTGAATATTTTCTATTAGCATCCGGGGATCTAAGTAATTCCCTATCCGTTTGAGGAGAAGAGAAACATACTCCGGCTTGTCAACGGTTTGTTTTATCAAATCCGTCCAAAGTTCTGTGTCGTTATGCTCCTGACAGAAAGTGATCGCTTGGTTTATATCGTTCAGTTTTTCTATTATGATCTGGAGAGCTTCCTGCGTTCGGCCTATTCGACCAAGTAGAAATACCATCTCGGGGTAGAAATGATTGCTTTGACAGATATCTAGTGCTTGCTCTATAGGATAGTTATCGCTGCTTTTAAGAAATGGAAGTAACTTAGGGCTTGCATATTTAGCATATAACTTTACTAACTCTCCGTGGTATTTCCCGTTATGTTCTACTTTACTGTACGCGTCCAGATATTTAAAGAGATACATGTCGTGGTTTTCTAATTGTTTCTTAACAACTTCTACTGGTATTTTATCGCGAGAGTTGACAAGAATAGAAAGAGTTTTATCACAGTCGAGTGTCATTAGTTCTAAAATCTTATTGTGTATGACGTTGTACATTTTATATGTTGTAATTAGTGTGAAGACATCCTTATGGCGGAGTGTTAAGTATGTGGTTAAAGCTTTATCGTACTTCTTTTGATGGCAATAGAGTAAAGCGAGTGCTTCTAAATATATATTCTTATCTACTTCCGTAGTAAGAATGTGTTCTAGCACAGCTTTGACGATTATTCCCGTCTTGTACAACCCAGGGTTCCACTCCTGGACAACTTTGAGGAATCCTGGAGGATCCACTTTGAGGTACTCATAAATAATTAACTCATATAGATGAGAACTGAGGGCTTTCTCAGGGGTTTTAGGGACGTACGCGCTCACCGCTCTCAGCTGATTCACTTCAGCAAATTTTAAGATCTGCTTTTCCCACATAtctttatcactcttgcatatcctCGCGCATAAAATGGCCGCTTCGCTGTATAAGTGTTTAGACATCAAGTGATCTAAGTACTGAACCCCAACCGTCATTACTGAATTCTTGTTCGTTTTTCCACCAACTTCTTCTAAGACACTAATCGCTTTCTCATACCGGCCATGCTCGGTTAGCCAGTGGACTCTATCATCAATATCATATGGACTGGCAATCACTATG
This window encodes:
- the LOC134650882 gene encoding vacuolar protein sorting-associated protein 41 homolog; its protein translation is MALNIDSCDSLPPDEEPKLKYDRMGNDVQNILLKDAVSCICVHTKFICLGTQWGVIHLLDHEGNTVPLSQDGKDKELQAHAIAVNRISVDLNGEYIASCSDDGKVLVYGLYTDDNAHNLNLGRVVKSVALDPCYFKSGSGRRFLTGDTKLTLYEKTFLNRLRSTVLCECEGHVQAVAWHERFVAWASEVGVRVYDLVARCSLGLIPWEKTSVDSIEDYRCNLLWSAPKTLMIGWVDTIRICVIRKRSQIELQTRDDTEYLVDPVYTFQTDYFISGLGPLENQLVLLGVPKECDAETMKAQRPVLAVADYKDCDFSEVSTDSLNIRGYEEYSCNDYYLDMLIEENRFFIVSPKDIVIASPYDIDDRVHWLTEHGRYEKAISVLEEVGGKTNKNSVMTVGVQYLDHLMSKHLYSEAAILCARICKSDKDMWEKQILKFAEVNQLRAVSAYVPKTPEKALSSHLYELIIYEYLKVDPPGFLKVVQEWNPGLYKTGIIVKAVLEHILTTEVDKNIYLEALALLYCHQKKYDKALTTYLTLRHKDVFTLITTYKMYNVIHNKILELMTLDCDKTLSILVNSRDKIPVEVVKKQLENHDMYLFKYLDAYSKVEHNGKYHGELVKLYAKYASPKLLPFLKSSDNYPIEQALDICQSNHFYPEMVFLLGRIGRTQEALQIIIEKLNDINQAITFCQEHNDTELWTDLIKQTVDKPEYVSLLLKRIGNYLDPRMLIENIQPGCEIKDLKDSLAKMMCDYHLQLSVQEACKPITLKNYFELHEKLILGQQKGISVTDDFVCSSCVGRIITRDLSKASDLIVFNCRHSFHIECLRQVAPSLDHCAVCSASADASRAFGDPSGAN